One stretch of Ipomoea triloba cultivar NCNSP0323 chromosome 8, ASM357664v1 DNA includes these proteins:
- the LOC116027256 gene encoding flavonoid 3'-monooxygenase-like: protein MASAVVNTIFSTEMEALLALFTFSVLFLSALWLYAKSISKKAAPLPPGPRGFPVVGYLPFLRPNLHHQFTELARNYGPIFKLQLGSRLVVVVNSPSIAKQVVRDHDAVFANRDPPIAAIVGTYGCRDIAFAPNGTYWRDIRKLFVREMLSSANLRACHEHRREEVRKAIRSVRSRIGEPINIAVLASSTEINVITSMIWGSTLGSDEAKIDQIGAEFREIMGKFVAMVGEPNISDFFPWLARLDLQRVQARMENMVKILDNIFDPIIKEGVRIVCEKSGSTTKDDEKKDFLQILLELKNRDDNAGKSLDFQAIKAMLLDIVIGGTDTTATMVEWVMTALLDNPEIMKKVQKELEEIVGMTSIVEEVHLPKLKYLDAVVKETFRLYPALPLLVPKCPSQTTEVGGYTIPKDTKVFLNMYAIHRDPKLWDNPLQFSPERFLNQTFGLDYTGNDHRFLPFGSGRRICAGIPLAEKMLVYILGSLLHSFDWHLPKGEKMDLSDGFGLVIKKKTPLIAIPAPRLFNSELYQ, encoded by the exons ATGGCTTCTGCAGTGGTGAATACTATTTTCAGCACAGAGATGGAGGCCTTATTAGCTCTTTTCACGTTCTCAGTACTGTTTCTTTCAGCCTTATGGCTTTATGCAAAGTCTATAAGCAAGAAAGCCGCGCCATTGCCACCGGGGCCGCGCGGCTTCCCCGTGGTGGGATACTTGCCTTTTCTCCGCCCCAATTTACACCACCAATTCACAGAACTCGCCCGCAACTACGGCCCCATCTTTAAGCTCCAACTTGGGAGCCGCCTTGTTGTGGTAGTCAATTCACCCTCCATTGCAAAACAGGTGGTTCGCGATCACGACGCTGTCTTCGCTAACCGCGACCCGCCCATAGCAGCGATAGTCGGCACGTATGGCTGCCGCGATATTGCCTTCGCCCCAAACGGGACCTACTGGCGGGACATCCGCAAGCTATTTGTACGGGAGATGCTGAGCAGCGCCAATCTTCGAGCGTGCCACGAGCACCGAAGAGAAGAGGTTAGGAAAGCCATTAGAAGTGTGAGATCAAGGATAGGTGAACCTATCAACATTGCGGTGTTGGCATCTTCTACTGAAATAAATGTTATAACGAGTATGATTTGGGGAAGTACGTTGGGGTCTGATGAAGCAAAGATTGATCAAATTGGGGCAGAGTTTAGGGAAATAATGGGGAAGTTTGTTGCCATGGTAGGTGAGCCTAATATCTCTGATTTCTTCCCCTGGCTTGCTAGATTGGATTTGCAGCGAGTGCAGGCAAGGATGGAGAATATGGTGAAGATTCTCGACAATATTTTTGATCCCATCATTAAGGAAGGTGTAAGAATAGTTTGTGAGAAATCTGGTAGCACAACCAAGGATGACGAAAAAAAGGATTTTCTGCAGATCCTCTTAGAGCTGAAGAATCGTGATGACAACGCTGGGAAATCATTGGATTTCCAAGCAATCAAGGCCATGTTGCTG gatattGTGATAGGCGGGACTGACACTACAGCAACAATGGTGGAATGGGTTATGACAGCATTACTTGATAATCCAGAAATAATGAAAAAGGTCCAAAAAGAATTAGAAGAAATTGTTGGAATGACAAGTATTGTTGAAGAGGTCCATCTACCAAAGCTCAAATATTTGGATGCTGTTGTAAAGGAGACATTTCGTTTATACCCAGCATTACCACTTCTAGTCCCCAAGTGTCCAAGTCAAACTACAGAAGTGGGTGGATACACAATCCCTAAGGATACAAAGGTCTTTCTAAACATGTATGCAATACATAGAGACCCTAAACTCTGGGACAATCCTTTGCAATTTAGCCCTGAGAGGTTCCTTAACCAAACCTTTGGCTTAGACTATACTGGCAATGATCATAGGTTTCTGCCATTTGGATCAGGAAGGAGAATTTGCGCTGGCATTCCCTTGGCGGAGAAAATGTTGGTTTATATTTTGGGTTCCCTATTGCACTCCTTTGATTGGCATCTTCCTAAAGGTGAAAAGATGGACTTATCCGATGGATTTGGGCTTGTCATCAAGAAAAAGACTCCTCTGATTGCTATTCCAGCACCGAGGTTATTTAATTCCGAGCTTTATCAATAA